One part of the Lotus japonicus ecotype B-129 chromosome 2, LjGifu_v1.2 genome encodes these proteins:
- the LOC130740784 gene encoding BTB/POZ domain-containing protein At5g66560-like, with the protein MATGEKLSSRGNSWFCTTGLPSDIVVQLDDMNFHLHKIPLMSKSRKFHQLITEQDDEEEGEDVEHLHLALADFPGGSEAFELAVKFCYDVKIDLSSSNVASLRCAGEFLEMTEEYSEDNLISKTEQFLSRSVLNSVKDSITALQSCERLMPLAETLEITKRCIASIVSAASSADPAPFSWPVSDSASKQSLEIGIRRGRRRNGEEDAWFEEISLLGLPLFKQLILAMRASELKPEVIKTCLIHYAKKRIPGLSRSNRKPLTSSSSSEAEQKELLETVISNLPLEKTPKPSTATRYLFGLLRTAIILKASEECRNALEKKIGSQLEEATLDDLLIPSYSYLNETLYDVDCAARILGHFLEQERNAAAANDGGITRSPALMLVGKLIDGYLAEIASDANLTVSKFYDLAISLPDGARLFDDGLYRAVDVYLKAHPWVTESEREKICGVLDCQKLTLEACTHAAQNERLPVRALVQVLFFEQLQLRHAVAGTLISAVDPGRLSGALRSEVEGEEEEEDRGGECDGSHTWRVTVRENQVLRLDMDSMRTRVHQLERECSTIRKVIENMDKPGPRGGGGWRATLEKKIGCKFKTNVCDSHDHVVADTRKGRSHQRPHRE; encoded by the exons atggCAACAGGGGAAAAACTCAGTTCCAGAGGAAATTCCTG GTTCTGCACAACTGGATTACCAAGTGACATTGTGGTTCAACTTGATGACATGAACTTCCATCTTCATAAG ATTCCTCTCATGTCAAAAAGTAGAAAGTTTCACCAACTGATTACAGAGCAAGACgatgaggaagaaggagaagatgttgaacACCTTCACTTGGCACTCGCAGACTTCCCTGGCGGCTCAGAAGCCTTCGAATTGGCGGTGAAATTCTGTTACGACGTCAAAATCGACTTATCCTCTTCCAACGTGGCTTCTCTCCGCTGCGCCGGAGAGTTTCTAGAGATGACAGAAGAGTATTCTGAAGACAATCTCATCTCCAAGACAGAGCAGTTTCTTTCTCGCTCAGTCCTCAACAGCGTCAAGGACTCCATCACAGCACTGCAATCCTGCGAGCGACTCATGCCTCTGGCGGAGACATTGGAAATCACGAAGAGGTGCATCGCTTCCATTGTCTCCGCCGCATCATCGGCGGATCCCGCTCCGTTCAGTTGGCCGGTGAGCGATTCCGCATCCAAACAGAGCCTCGAGATCGGAATAAGGAGAGGCAGAAGAAGAAACGGTGAAGAAGATGCTTGGTTTGAGGAGATTTCACTTCTCGGTTTGCCTCTGTTCAAGCAATTGATTCTCGCCATGCGAGCATCTGAATTGAAACCAGAGGTAATCAAAACCTGCCTCATCCATTACGCCAAGAAACGAATTCCAGGTTTATCGAGGTCAAATCGGAAACCgttaacatcatcatcatcttcagaagCAGAGCAGAAAGAGCTATTGGAGACTGTGATCTCGAATCTTCCGCTGGAGAAAACTCCAAAGCCATCAACCGCCACGAGATACCTCTTCGGACTGTTACGCACCGCCATTATACTGAAAGCTTCCGAAGAATGCAGAAACGCGTTGGAGAAGAAGATCGGATCGCAGCTTGAAGAAGCTACTCTCGACGATCTTCTCATCCCTAGCTACTCCTATCTCAACGAAACTCTCTACGACGTTGATTGCGCGGCGAGAATTCTAGGTCACTTCTTGGAGCAAGAACGGAATGCCGCTGCTGCAAACGACGGCGGCATTACGAGATCGCCGGCGTTGATGCTCGTCGGGAAACTCATCGACGGCTATCTCGCCGAGATCGCCTCCGACGCGAATCTCACGGTTTCCAAATTCTACGATCTTGCCATCTCTCTTCCCGACGGAGCGAGGCTCTTCGACGACGGTCTCTATCGCGCGGTTGATGTCTACCTCAAG GCGCATCCGTGGGTTACGGAATCGGAGAGGGAGAAGATTTGCGGAGTTTTGGATTGTCAGAAGCTCACACTGGAGGCGTGCACTCACGCCGCGCAGAATGAGAGACTACCGGTGCGAGCGTTGGTTCAGGTGCTATTCTTCGAGCAGCTTCAGCTGCGGCACGCCGTCGCCGGAACGCTGATATCGGCGGTGGATCCCGGGAGGTTATCGGGAGCGTTGAGATCGGAAGTGGagggtgaggaggaggaggaggatcgtGGTGGAGAATGCGATGGTAGTCACACGTGGCGGGTGACGGTGAGAGAGAATCAGGTGTTGCGCTTGGACATGGATAGCATGAGGACGCGGGTGCACCAGTTGGAGCGAGAGTGTTCCACCATAAGGAAAGTGATCGAGAATATGGACAAGCCGGGACCACGCGGCGGTGGTGGGTGGCGGGCCACCCTGGAGAAGAAGATTGGTTGCAAATTCAAGACGAATGTATGTGATTCGCATGATCATGTGGTTGCTGATACGCGTAAGGGTAGGTCCCACCAGCGTCCTCACCGTGAATAG